The segment CGCTTCATGACGACCTTGATGTAGTCATCCATAAAACCCAAAATTCCATACCCCAGTGTGGCAAACAGAAGGAAGAATAAATCCGAGAGCCGTTCAAAAAAGAATACATTGCTCAACGGAATGGCTGTCAACACCAAAACGGTCAGGAAAATGGTTCCCCCCATCGTGGGAGTTCCCGCTTTTTTCAGGTGGGCCTTGGGGCCTTCTTCCCGGATCGCCTGACCGAACTTCAAACGTCGCAGGATCGGAATGACGAAAGGTCCCAGCAGCACGCCGAGGCCGAAGGCCACGGCGAGGGGAACCAGGATCAGTCTCATATCCATTTATCCTTGGATCTCTCCTTTTGTAAGTTGCTGCACAACCCGGTCCAGGCGGGCCATCAGGGATGCCTTGACCAACATCGCAACCCCCGGTCCTCCCCGCCGGCGGAGGGTGTTAACTGCTTCTTCAACCGAATTGAAATGGGTCACCGGCAGATCCGGAGCGGCGGCACGGGCACCCTCTGAAATCCAACGGGCCCGCTCACCCAGGGTGAACACCCGGGGGATTCCCTGTTGGACGGCATAACTGCCCACTTCCCGGTGAAGGGCCTCCTCCTGAACTCCCAATTCCAGCATATCCCCCAGCAAGACCCATTTTTCCTCGTAATCTTCCAGGGAGGTGAGCCAGTCGATGGCGGCCCGCACTGCCGTCGGGCTGGCATTGTAGGAGTCATCCACCACGAGCATGCCATTGGAAGCCGTGGAGGTTTCCAGACGCCTTCCCGAGCCCTCGGCCCCTTTCAATCCCTCCCGGATCCCGGTTTCCGTCAATCCCAGCAACCGGGCTGCCTGAATCCCCAGCAAGGCATTCAAGGCATTGTGTTTGCCCATCAACCCGGTTTCAAACCGGGTGTCTGTGGCGGAGGAGGTAAAAGCAATCCCTGCTCTCCCTTTCAATTCCAGATCCAGGATGCGATCATCATTGGACTCCCCGAAACCGACCCGGATCACGGGGCGTTCCTCACCGGCGAGGCGTTCCCGCAGGAGGGGTTCATCACCGTCAATGATCAGAGTTCCCGTGGAGGGCATCCCTTCCCGGATCTCCAGTTTGGCGTCGGCAATCGCGCCCCGGCTGCCGAGAAACTCCAGATGGGCTTCCCCGATATTGGTCACCAGCGCCAGATCGGGAGCGGCGATTTTCGACAAGCGGGCGATTTCCCCGGCGTGGTTCATCCCCATCTCCACCACGGCCACTTCTGTATCCGGCGGCATGGACAGCAGTGTGAGGGGGAGTCCGATATGATTGTTCAGGTTCCCCTGTGTCCGATGAACCCGGTACCGCGTCGCCAGAATCGCGGCAGTCAGATCCTTGGTGGTGGTTTTTCCATTGCTGCCGGTGATGCCCACCACCTTCACTTCCAGCTCCCGTCGATATCCCGCCGCCAGTTCCTGCAGGGCGATCAGTGTATCCTCCACCTGGATCAACGGGATGGGAGGATCCTTTGGGAGGGGAACCTCCCGGTTCCAGAGGGCAGCTGCGGCTCCGGCACGGACAGCATCCATCCAAAAGGCGTGTCCGTCAAACCGTTCCCCCTTCAGGGGAACGTACAGATTGTTTCGCTGCAATGTTCGAGTGTCGGTGGACACCCCGTCCACGAGCAGATGGGGGTCGGAAACACCGCCAACAAGTTTTCCACGGGTCCAATGGGTGATCTCTCTCAGGGTTTTCTGCATGGTCCTAACCTCTATTCCTTGCCAAGGATGGCTGTTCGCGCCACTTTGCGATCATCGAAATCGTGGCGGACTCCGTTGATTTCCTGATAGGTTTCGTGTCCTTTCCCGGCGATGAGCACCACATCATCCGCCTGGGCGTGCCGGACGGCATACCCGATGGCTTCCGCCCGGTCCGGAATCACCTGGATCCGATCCTCCGGAAAGTCCTTCACCCCGGCCAGCATGTCATCGATGATCCGCCGGGGATCCTCGGTACGGGGATTGTCGCTGGTGATGACGACCCGGTTGCTGTTTTCCGCAGCAATCCGAGCCATCTGCGGCCGTTTGCCCCGGTCCCGGTCCCCGCCGCAACCCACCACACAGATGATGTTTCCCTTGGTAAATCCACGGACCGTGGTCAACACATTTTCCAGACTGTCCGGAGTGTGAGCGTAATCGACCAGCACAGGGAAAGGTTGGCCCGCATCGACCGCCTCCAGACGGCCCGGCACCCCCTTGACCCGGGACAGAACTTCGCCGATCTTCTCCAAGGAAATTCCTTCCCCCAAAGCGACCGCCGCTGCCGCCAAGGCATTGTAGACACTGAATTTCCCCATCAGCTTCATGTCGATGTCGACGCTGCCCCGGTAGGTGTTCAGTGTGAAGCGGGTTCCGCCGGAATAAAAGCGGATGTTTTCCCCGCGAACATCGGCCGGGTGTTCCACCCCGTATGTAATCACTTGGGCGGAGGTGGTCTCCATATAGATTTCGCCCGCTTCATCATCGATGTTCAATACCGCCAGGGGCTGATCCTCCGCCTTGTCCGTATAGACGTTTCCCAGCTGACCGAAAAGGATCCCTTTGGCGGCACGGTAGTGATCCATCGTCCCGTGGTAATCCAGATGATCCTGGGTCAGATTGGTGAAGACCGCGGTTTTAAACCGGCAACCCCGGGTCCGCCCCAGATGCAGCGCATGGGAAGAAGCCTCAATGACGGCATGGGTGCAACCGCGATCCACCATCTTGCGGAATCCCCGTTGCAGTTCCACCGCATCCGGCGTCGTGTTCTTCACCGGATAGGTCTCATCCCCGATCTGCATGTTGATGGTGCCGATCAGGCCCGTTTCATGTCCGCATTCCCGGAGAATGTTGCGGATCAGATGGGTGACGGTGGTCTTGCCGTTGGTTCCCGTCACCGCGATCAGGTTCAGATCATGGGTGGGGTGGCCGTAAAAAACATCTGCCAGAACAGCCATGGCCCTCCGGGTGTCGGGGACGCGGATGCTGGGCACCTCCACCTCCATCTCCTCTTCCAGAACGACGGCCCGGGCTCCTTTTTCCACCGCCTGGCGGATGAAGCGATGCCCGTCCACGGTGAATCCTTTCAAAGCGATAAATAAGTCACCCGGTCGGACTCGCCGGGAATCGACTTCCATACCGGTGATCTCGAGATCGGTGTTTCCGGTGATCTGTGCAACTGCGAGTGAATCGATCAGCGTGTTCAGGTTCAACAGAGACCCTCCTCACCGGTTCACCCCGTCGGGGTTTTCCGGGCATGCCTTGTGAAACAAGAGAAATGCCAGGGCTTTCCTGGCATACAACCGTTTATTCTACCTTATTTTAATCCGACGGCGCTCATTTGTCACCCAGATAGATGCGGATGGGTGTCCCCTTCTTCACCCGTTCTCCCGGTTTGGGCGCCTGATTGATCACCATTTTGCCTTTTCCGCTCGCTTGAAGAGGAGTGTCATAAAGACTGTTGCGTAGATCTGCAATCTCTTCCCCGATCAGATCAGGCACTTTTACGTAGGTTTCCGTTAAGGGGGTGGTCTCAGGGGGAATCTGTTTCTTCCGTTTTTCCACCTTCATGTAGCGAAGGCTGTCATGCAGGATGTTTCGCACGATCGGAGCCGCCACCACTCCTCCGAACTGAATGCCCTTGGGATTGTCGACGGCCACATAGACCACGATCTCCGGATCATCCATCGGCGCCACCCCGATAAAAGAGACAATGTGATTGTTCCGAAGATAACGGCCATCGGGGCCCACCTTTTGGGCGGTCCCGGTCTTTCCCCCGACCCGGTATCCGTCGATGAACGCCCGGCGACCGGTTCCCTTGGCCACCACGCTCTCCAGGGAGCTCCTCACTTGGGCCGAGGTCTCTTCGGAGATCACCCGGCGTTTCACCTTGGGTTCCGTTTTTTTCACCACGGCTCCGCTTTCCGGATCTTTCCACCCCTTTTGCAACCGGGGCTCCATCAGCCAGCCTCCGTTGACCGCCGCCGCCACGGCGGTCACCTGTTGGATCGGGGTGACCGAAACACCTTGACCAAAGGAGGTGGTTGCCAATTCCACAGGCCCCACTTTCTTCGGTTTAAACAAAATCCCCTTGGCTTCCCCGCTCAAGTCGATGCCGGTTTTCTCACCAAAACCGAATTTGTGGATATACTGGAACAGCTTCTCCTTGCCGAGGCGTTGCCCCAGAGTGACAAACCCCGGGTTGCAGGAGTTTTCCACGACTTCGAGGAAACTTTGGGAACCGTGTCCCCCATGCTTCCAACAGCGGAGTCTCGCTCCCGCCACTTTGATATAGCCCGGATCGTGAAATCCTTCTTTCAGATTGACTTTATTCTCTTCCAGAGCGGCGGCCAAGGTGATGATCTTAAAGGTGGAGCCCGGCTCATAGGTTCGCCAGATCGGCAGATTCCGGTTGTACACTTCGGGATCCGCATTGCGAAAATTGGCCGGCTCAAAGGTGGGCCGGCTTCCCATGCCCAGGATCTCACCGGTTTTGGGGTCCATGGCGATGGCCAGAACATTGTCCGGCTCATACTGGGCCATCGCCTGGTCCATTTCCCGCTCCATAATCGCCTGAACATTCTTGTCCAGAGTCAGGACCAAATCCATCCCGTCTTCAGAAGGTGTGTACTGGTCATCACTGCCGGGCAGCCTTTCCCCTTTGGCGTTGGCACCGAAGGAGACCCGTCCTTTCGTGCCCCGGAGCTTTTCATCATAGATCAGTTCCAACCCCGCCAACCCCTGATTGTCAATCCCGGCAAAGCCGAGAACATGGGCAGCCAAACTGCCCAAAGGATAATGGCGTTTGTTATCCTCGGCCACGGTGATTCCGGGAAGCCGGAGCTCTTGAATCGCCCGGGCACGATCCTCGCTGATCTTCCGGCCGTAAGGGTTGAGGCGGACGATCAGTTCCCTTTTGGTGATCTGCCGGTAGATCTTCTCTTCCGGGGCCACCAGGATCCGGGCCAGTTCCCTGGCCGTCCGGGAAGGATCCTTGATCTGGGCCGGGATGGCCAGAACCGAAGGAGAACTGACATTATAGGCGAGTACTTCACCGTTTCGATCCAGGATCCGCCCCCTCTTCCCTTCAAAGGGGATATCCCGCGTCCACAGATCCTGAGCCTTTTCATTCAGCCATTTACCCTGAACCAGCTGCACATAGCCGAGACGGGTCAGCAGGCCGACAAACAACAGAAGACCCACCACCAGGGCGATAAACAACCGTTTCCGAACCAGATTACCGGGTACGGGCAATGGGCACACTCCTCCCGTGAGACAGGTTCTTTAAGACAACCATATTTCATGGGGAGGTGGGTTATACCCCCTAAAAATCAAAACCGTTTCAGGGCGTGTCTGATAAATCTTTATCTGGGGCCGGGCGGTCGGGATGGGGTTTCACATGTCGTTTTCGTTGTTCTTACGAGCCAAAGTCACTCCATGTGAAACTCCACCCTCCCTGTGAAGTTAGTTGGAGAGAAGTTGGTTCATGGTGCCGCGGGGCCATCTGCGGCCGGGTTCCACCAACCATTGCAGGAATAAACCCCAAAGCCCTTCCCATGTGGAAGGGCTTTGGGGTTTTATCCGCTGTCCGGATTCAGTTCCAACCGGATTTCAGTCTGATCCATAATCGGGTCGCCGGGGGGAATCGACTGCCGGGTCACAAAGCCTTCCCCGCGAATCTCCGGTTTCAGTTCCAACAGTCGGCACCACTCCATCGCCTCCCTCAGGGGGCGGCCGGTCAGGTCCGGCATCTCCAGGGCCCGCGGAGATTCCGTCAGCAACAGGACCGTACCCCCGGACAGGCTTTCCCCCGGTGCCGGGTATTGATGAATCACACGCTTTCCGCTGCCGAGGATGTTGACTTTCACACCGGTCCCTTTCAATTCTTTTTTCACCTGGTCCACCGGACGGTCCGTCCAATCCGCCGCATCCCGCTTCGACGCAGATTCCCGCGGGGTTCGGGAGGGTTTGGCTTTTGGAACCCCCAGTTGACGGAGGGATTCCCCGATGATCCGACCCGCGGCAGGGGCGGCCACAGTGCCTCCGTGGGCAGAACGGGCAGGCTCATCCACTGCGACATAAACCACCACCTTGGGATTTTTCGCCGGGGCAAACCCGATGAATGAGACGATATATTTACCCGGGGCATAACCTCTCCCATCCTCCCTCGGTTTCTGGGCGGTACCGGTTTTCCCCGCCACTTGGTATCCTTCCACTTCCGCCTGGCGACCGGTGCCCTCCGTCACCACCCCCCGGAGAAGCTCTCTCACCGTACCGGCGGTCTTCTTGGAGATGACTTCCCTGCGGACGGGGTAAGGTTTATGCTTTTTCACCGGCTTTCCCGTCCGGGGGTCCCGGATCTCCTTCACCAGCCAGGGACGGTATAAAGTCCCCCCGTTGGCAACGGCGGACACCGCCATCACCTGCTGGATCGGGGTGACTGCAATCCCCTGCCCGAAGGCGGTGGTCGCCAGTTCCGTCCCATGGAGAGGGCTGTGGCCAAAATAGTAGCCCGCTTCTTCTCCCGGAAGGTCGAGGCCGGTCTTTCGCCCGTGGGCATCGGTGATTTTTCCGAAGCCAAACCGGTCGATATAACGTATCAATCGGTCCGCCCCCAATTTCTCGCCCAGATGGACAAATGCCACATTGCTGGAAAGGTGGATTCCCCGGGCATAGGAGATCTCACCCCAACCGCTCTCATTCCAATCCCGGATCGTCTGTCCCGCCACTTGGATACTTCCCGATTGGAAGCGTTCCTCCGGTTGGAACAGTCCCTCTTCAACAGCCGCCGCCAAGGTGACGATCTTAAAGGTGGAGCCCGGTTCGTACTGAGTGCTGACCCCCCGGTTGACGGAGTTGTTTTCATCCAGGGTCCGATCAAACTCGTTGGGGTTGAAGGTGGGGCGGGAGGCCATCGCCAGGATCTCCCCATTGTTCGGGTCGGCCACGATCGCCGTCGCCCCCTTGGCCCCGTATTCAGCCATGATTTCATCCAGGGTCTTCTCCACGGTGTACTGAATCTCGGCATCCAAGGTAAGAACCAGGTTTTTTCCGTGATCCGGCGGTTGGTAATCCTCGGAGGAGTTGGGGACGGGGTTTCCCTTCGCATCTTTTTCAAATCGGATGTTGCCGGGATGGCCCTTCAGGATGGAATCGTACTGTTGCTCCAACCCACCTCCCGGCTTTCCTTCCACATTGAGAAATCCCAGCACCTGGGCAGCCTGTTTCCCCTGGGGATATTGTCTGCCCGTGGTTTGGATCGGATAAATCCCGTCCAGCCCCAGAGCGATGATCCGATCCCTGACTTCCCTGGAAACTTTAAAATTTCCCTTCCGTTTCAACTCCACCTGCCTGACGCCTTTCTTGGTCAGACGTTGATAAAGCTCCTCTTCGGAAAAACCCTCCATCACTGTCGCCAGTTCACGGGCTGTTTTCCGGGGGTTTTTCACCTGGCTGAGATCCGCCGCAATCACGTACTGATCCACGCTTTCAGCAAAGCTGACCTCCCCGGTCCGGTCTAAAATACTGCCCCGGTTTGGCTGGATCACCTCTTTTTTCTCCCATGTTTTTTGCGCCTGTTCCCGGAGGAAGGAAGCACTGACGGTCTGGATCCAAAACAACCGAAAGATCACTGCCGACAACATCAGAGTGATCCCCAACCCCACCAGCAGTGACCTCATCTTGCTTTTTTTCGTTTCGTGATTCATCGCGTCAACCCCGTCCATCATCGTGAGCCGGGTTCTGTTTTCCTGTTTTGGAATTGTCGGGGGACTGTTTTTCCATCCGGATCATTCCGTTCTCTTCCGCAAACCGGCGAATCCGCTCCCCGCTTTTCAGTGCGTGGATCCTCTCCCGATAGGCTTGGTTGGCTTCTTCCACGGCGACGGCCTGACGCTCCACCTGTTGCAATTTCAGATTGATTTCCGCCGCCTCGGCGTATCGGGACAGTACCCCGGAAGCGAGGGCAACGCAGAGAATCAGGCTGGCCAGATACAACAACTTTTCACCTGCCGGAAACCCTGTTTGCGGCTGTCTTTTTGTCTGTGCCGTCTGTTTCGGTTGGGGTTCCATCTGGTACGCAACCGAAGTGTTTCCCCGGTAATCTTTCATCTCTCTCTTTGACCCTCCTCACACTTTTCCGCAATACGCAACCTGGCGGACCGCGCCCGGGGGTTTCGTCCGGTTTCCGCCGCCGACGGTTGCAGGGATTTCTTTGTGATGATGCGGAGTTCCGGCGTTTTCCCGCAAGTGCAGACGGGAAAATCCGGCGGGCAAATGCACCCTCTCGCTTTTTCCTGGAAAAAACGCTTGCAGATCCGGTCTTCCAGAGAGTGAAAAGTGATGACACTCACCCGGCCACCGGAATTCAGAGAGCGGACCGCCTGCTCCAATCCCTCTTCAAAAGCGTTCAATTCATCGTTGACCGCGATCCGGATCGCCTGGAAACTGCGGCGGGCGGGATGCGGACCTTTCCGTCTCGCCGGAGCCGGAATCCCCTCCTTGATCACCGCAGCCAGCTCTCCGGTGGTTTCGATGGGATATTGGGAACGGGTTTCCACAATTTTGCGCGCAATCCTCCTGGAAAACTTCTCCTCCCCGTAACGAAACAGAATATGCGCGATCTCCTCTTCGGACCAATCGTTCACCACGTCACGGGCGGTCAATTCTCCATCAGGGTCCATCCGCATATCCAGGGGAGCATCATGCTGGTAACTGAATCCCCGCTCCCCTTCATCCAGTTGCGGGGAGGAAACCCCGATGTCAAAAAGGACTCCATCCACCCGATCCAGACCCAACCGCCCCAACACTTCTTCCAAGCGGCGAAAGTTACTCTTGATCAGGTGAACTTGACAATCGGCACCTTTCAACCGGTCGGAGGCGGCCTGCAGTGCCCGATCATCCTGGTCCAACCCGATCAGGATCCCCTCTTTGCCCAAGCGCTCCGCAATCAATAAACTGTGCCCG is part of the Kroppenstedtia eburnea genome and harbors:
- a CDS encoding UDP-N-acetylmuramoyl-tripeptide--D-alanyl-D-alanine ligase, with product MQKTLREITHWTRGKLVGGVSDPHLLVDGVSTDTRTLQRNNLYVPLKGERFDGHAFWMDAVRAGAAAALWNREVPLPKDPPIPLIQVEDTLIALQELAAGYRRELEVKVVGITGSNGKTTTKDLTAAILATRYRVHRTQGNLNNHIGLPLTLLSMPPDTEVAVVEMGMNHAGEIARLSKIAAPDLALVTNIGEAHLEFLGSRGAIADAKLEIREGMPSTGTLIIDGDEPLLRERLAGEERPVIRVGFGESNDDRILDLELKGRAGIAFTSSATDTRFETGLMGKHNALNALLGIQAARLLGLTETGIREGLKGAEGSGRRLETSTASNGMLVVDDSYNASPTAVRAAIDWLTSLEDYEEKWVLLGDMLELGVQEEALHREVGSYAVQQGIPRVFTLGERARWISEGARAAAPDLPVTHFNSVEEAVNTLRRRGGPGVAMLVKASLMARLDRVVQQLTKGEIQG
- a CDS encoding UDP-N-acetylmuramoyl-L-alanyl-D-glutamate--2,6-diaminopimelate ligase, producing the protein MNLNTLIDSLAVAQITGNTDLEITGMEVDSRRVRPGDLFIALKGFTVDGHRFIRQAVEKGARAVVLEEEMEVEVPSIRVPDTRRAMAVLADVFYGHPTHDLNLIAVTGTNGKTTVTHLIRNILRECGHETGLIGTINMQIGDETYPVKNTTPDAVELQRGFRKMVDRGCTHAVIEASSHALHLGRTRGCRFKTAVFTNLTQDHLDYHGTMDHYRAAKGILFGQLGNVYTDKAEDQPLAVLNIDDEAGEIYMETTSAQVITYGVEHPADVRGENIRFYSGGTRFTLNTYRGSVDIDMKLMGKFSVYNALAAAAVALGEGISLEKIGEVLSRVKGVPGRLEAVDAGQPFPVLVDYAHTPDSLENVLTTVRGFTKGNIICVVGCGGDRDRGKRPQMARIAAENSNRVVITSDNPRTEDPRRIIDDMLAGVKDFPEDRIQVIPDRAEAIGYAVRHAQADDVVLIAGKGHETYQEINGVRHDFDDRKVARTAILGKE
- a CDS encoding stage V sporulation protein D, whose product is MPVPGNLVRKRLFIALVVGLLLFVGLLTRLGYVQLVQGKWLNEKAQDLWTRDIPFEGKRGRILDRNGEVLAYNVSSPSVLAIPAQIKDPSRTARELARILVAPEEKIYRQITKRELIVRLNPYGRKISEDRARAIQELRLPGITVAEDNKRHYPLGSLAAHVLGFAGIDNQGLAGLELIYDEKLRGTKGRVSFGANAKGERLPGSDDQYTPSEDGMDLVLTLDKNVQAIMEREMDQAMAQYEPDNVLAIAMDPKTGEILGMGSRPTFEPANFRNADPEVYNRNLPIWRTYEPGSTFKIITLAAALEENKVNLKEGFHDPGYIKVAGARLRCWKHGGHGSQSFLEVVENSCNPGFVTLGQRLGKEKLFQYIHKFGFGEKTGIDLSGEAKGILFKPKKVGPVELATTSFGQGVSVTPIQQVTAVAAAVNGGWLMEPRLQKGWKDPESGAVVKKTEPKVKRRVISEETSAQVRSSLESVVAKGTGRRAFIDGYRVGGKTGTAQKVGPDGRYLRNNHIVSFIGVAPMDDPEIVVYVAVDNPKGIQFGGVVAAPIVRNILHDSLRYMKVEKRKKQIPPETTPLTETYVKVPDLIGEEIADLRNSLYDTPLQASGKGKMVINQAPKPGERVKKGTPIRIYLGDK
- a CDS encoding penicillin-binding protein, producing MNHETKKSKMRSLLVGLGITLMLSAVIFRLFWIQTVSASFLREQAQKTWEKKEVIQPNRGSILDRTGEVSFAESVDQYVIAADLSQVKNPRKTARELATVMEGFSEEELYQRLTKKGVRQVELKRKGNFKVSREVRDRIIALGLDGIYPIQTTGRQYPQGKQAAQVLGFLNVEGKPGGGLEQQYDSILKGHPGNIRFEKDAKGNPVPNSSEDYQPPDHGKNLVLTLDAEIQYTVEKTLDEIMAEYGAKGATAIVADPNNGEILAMASRPTFNPNEFDRTLDENNSVNRGVSTQYEPGSTFKIVTLAAAVEEGLFQPEERFQSGSIQVAGQTIRDWNESGWGEISYARGIHLSSNVAFVHLGEKLGADRLIRYIDRFGFGKITDAHGRKTGLDLPGEEAGYYFGHSPLHGTELATTAFGQGIAVTPIQQVMAVSAVANGGTLYRPWLVKEIRDPRTGKPVKKHKPYPVRREVISKKTAGTVRELLRGVVTEGTGRQAEVEGYQVAGKTGTAQKPREDGRGYAPGKYIVSFIGFAPAKNPKVVVYVAVDEPARSAHGGTVAAPAAGRIIGESLRQLGVPKAKPSRTPRESASKRDAADWTDRPVDQVKKELKGTGVKVNILGSGKRVIHQYPAPGESLSGGTVLLLTESPRALEMPDLTGRPLREAMEWCRLLELKPEIRGEGFVTRQSIPPGDPIMDQTEIRLELNPDSG
- the rsmH gene encoding 16S rRNA (cytosine(1402)-N(4))-methyltransferase RsmH yields the protein MFRHETVMREEAVDGLLVRPGGIYVDCTLGGAGHSLLIAERLGKEGILIGLDQDDRALQAASDRLKGADCQVHLIKSNFRRLEEVLGRLGLDRVDGVLFDIGVSSPQLDEGERGFSYQHDAPLDMRMDPDGELTARDVVNDWSEEEIAHILFRYGEEKFSRRIARKIVETRSQYPIETTGELAAVIKEGIPAPARRKGPHPARRSFQAIRIAVNDELNAFEEGLEQAVRSLNSGGRVSVITFHSLEDRICKRFFQEKARGCICPPDFPVCTCGKTPELRIITKKSLQPSAAETGRNPRARSARLRIAEKCEEGQRER